acattgatagtttgttttaattgagatatatttatatatatatatatatttttatatatatatatatatatatatatatatatatatatatatatatatatatatatatatatatatatatatatatatatatatatgtatatgtgtatatgtgtatatgtatatatatgtgtatatgtgtatatataatataatgtgtatatgtgtgtgtgtgtgtgtgtgtgtgtgtgtgtatatatatagatatagatatagatatatgtgtatatgtgtgtatatatatatatatatgtatatatgtatgtatgtgtatgtatgtatatatatatatatatatatgtgtatatatatatatatatatatatatatatatatatatatatatatatatatataaaatgtgtgtgtgtgtgtgtgtgtgtgtgaattatttttgtattttagacaatattttaatattatttataattaattataatacaatatactgtataatcATATAATAATTGATCATTAGAATAATTTGTCATagttttattataaaatgtaatataacttgtataataaatattatgttttatCAAATAATTGAACAATAAATTAATGAAACGAATGTCATAACGTATCTTGTTCTCATATGTCTGTTTCTGTCGTTCAGGGGAGCAGTGGCGTGGACTCTCAGGAGGAGAGAGCAGAGGACAGTGACACAGTAACTAATCCAGAACCAGAGACGCAACAAAATACAGTGACCAGCACAATGACCATGCAAGAGTACTTCGCCCAGCGGATGGCCAAGATCAGGAAGGCTCAGGGAGCACGTGACCCAGCCGTGAGCAGCGACACACCGCCTCCATCTGCCTCCACGGAGGACTCCCCGAACACCAGTGATATGGAACAGTCCAAAAAGAAGAAGGACAGAGAGAGTGATAGAAATGGCACCGAGGAAGATGAACTGACCTCAGTAACAGGAGAGAGCGTTGAAGAGCCTATCtcacagaagaagaagaagaagaagaacaagaGGAAACGAGAGGAGAGGGAGGAGGATGAAGTGTGCAGCACCCCTACAGTAACGGAGGAAGAGGCTCCCGCCACAGAAAAGAGGAAGAAGGAGAAAAAAACATCACTAGAGGTTCATACAGATCAACATCAAACAGTAGAAACTGAGAATATAGACCCTACAGTTTCAgataagaagaaaaagaagaaaaagagagaactGGATGAAGAGGAGCGAGTGACTGAGGAACTGATGCCCAaaaagaacaagaaaaaaatgaaaaaatgaatttgtaGGCTTTTTGATATCATGATTTTAATATTGAGATGACCAAAATGAATGACTGTGAATCCCATCAATTTATATTCACATTTGGTTTGTATCTCCATATTTAaactaaacattaaaaacatggaAATCAACTGAAAGTGCAGTTGTTTATTTATCTGTAAGAGGTTTCCAGACTTTCTACAAAACTAATATGAGTCATAGtatttatacaatatatatgatatatggaGAGAAAATGGTGttgaaaaaagacagaattgtatgtttttaatactttttcttttgtcaGTATGAAATAACATATGCATGGGCGGTAACATtattttggtcacactttagagtccaattctcactattaactatgacttttgcctcagaAAACTTCTAATTatggcttattaatagttagtaatgtAGTTTAGGTATTGGTAGGATTGAGGGATGCAGAATATGATCATATAGactaaggcattaatatgtgttttataagtactaataaacagccaacaTCCAGTAATATGCATGATAATAAATAACTAGTTCATAATGAGAATtgaaccctaaactaaagtgttaccattatttttgATTAATGTTTCAAATGCCACCTATAGAAGTTGATTCATATCCTTTTTGTTCTATTTAAAGGGGATTTTTTTTATGGTCAATGGTGGAAGAACACGTGCccaaaatgttgaaaatggagccaaatataaatgtataatcaATAGATTAAGTTTTTTGACACATTTCTTTGAAAACaactttgttgtttttttgtggttttg
This genomic window from Chanodichthys erythropterus isolate Z2021 chromosome 4, ASM2448905v1, whole genome shotgun sequence contains:
- the pinx1 gene encoding PIN2/TERF1-interacting telomerase inhibitor 1, with protein sequence MSMLAEPRRKQKWSVDPRNSSWSNDESKFGQKMLESMGWAKGKGLGKSEQGSTEHIKVKVKNNKMGLGTNLNNEDNWIAHQDDFNQLLAELNNCHGQTHTDNPTQEQGFSLVEKSKTSKKRVHYMKFTKGKDLSSRSKTDLACIFGKRSKQEIRDQDEGSSGVDSQEERAEDSDTVTNPEPETQQNTVTSTMTMQEYFAQRMAKIRKAQGARDPAVSSDTPPPSASTEDSPNTSDMEQSKKKKDRESDRNGTEEDELTSVTGESVEEPISQKKKKKKNKRKREEREEDEVCSTPTVTEEEAPATEKRKKEKKTSLEVHTDQHQTVETENIDPTVSDKKKKKKKRELDEEERVTEELMPKKNKKKMKK